In a genomic window of Moritella sp. F3:
- the lipB gene encoding lipoyl(octanoyl) transferase LipB → MSEHSIIIRQLNRQPYSTVFDAMKAFTENRDENTEDELWFVEHDPVFTQGQAGKAEHMLATGDIPVVQADRGGQVTYHGPGQQVVYFLLDIKRRKLGVRALVTHIENGIVATLAESGVEAYPRADAPGVYVADKKVASLGLRIRKGRSFHGLALNVNMDLSPFLRINPCGYAGMEMTQTSDLGGATSLEEVQPKLVEHLCSLLEYTQLTFKDGLTEHE, encoded by the coding sequence TTGTCAGAACATAGCATTATAATTCGTCAGCTTAATCGCCAACCTTACAGCACTGTATTTGACGCGATGAAAGCGTTTACTGAAAACAGAGACGAAAACACTGAAGATGAACTTTGGTTCGTTGAGCATGATCCAGTGTTTACCCAAGGTCAAGCTGGTAAAGCTGAACATATGCTTGCCACAGGTGATATTCCAGTTGTACAAGCCGATCGCGGTGGTCAAGTGACCTACCACGGCCCAGGTCAACAAGTGGTTTATTTCTTACTCGATATTAAGCGTCGTAAACTGGGTGTTCGTGCACTTGTGACGCATATTGAGAACGGTATTGTTGCCACATTGGCAGAATCTGGGGTTGAAGCTTACCCGCGTGCAGATGCACCAGGTGTTTATGTTGCTGACAAAAAAGTTGCATCTCTCGGTTTAAGGATCAGAAAAGGTCGTTCATTTCATGGCTTAGCATTGAATGTAAACATGGACTTATCCCCTTTTCTACGTATTAACCCTTGTGGTTATGCGGGTATGGAAATGACCCAAACAAGTGATCTTGGTGGTGCTACCAGCTTAGAAGAAGTTCAGCCTAAGCTAGTCGAACACCTATGTTCCCTGCTAGAATACACCCAATTAACTTTCAAAGATGGATTAACAGAGCATGAGTAA